A single region of the Brassica rapa cultivar Chiifu-401-42 chromosome A03, CAAS_Brap_v3.01, whole genome shotgun sequence genome encodes:
- the LOC103858418 gene encoding uncharacterized protein LOC103858418 produces the protein MAVVALSYCKPSLHPLRFHPHCGNLWKRENVQRRTRGASTVTAMFWRSDKSPQVREFDISLANYPLTGSDTTEEGQNVISLSVVSSISEITPSEWDACALDSSQPQSYNPFLMHGFLSSLEDTGCATRETGWMPLHIVAKDESGHVLGVSPLYLKSHSYGEFVFDHSWADAYRSFGGRYYPKLQSCVPFTPVTGPRILTRDTPLKDQVFDAIVSAMTQLAAKLQVSSLHITFPSGAEWNKLKEKGFSQRIGMQYHWKNRDYKNFDEFLMDMKQSKRKNIRQERKKIGTQNLKMRRLRGDEIKARHWDSFYDFYRNTTDNKWGTPYLTREFFHYMASKLGDGVLLVLAEENEEPVAGALNLIGGDTLFGRLWGCRPDSYYPSLHFEACYYQAIEAAIELNLKTVEAGAQGEHKIQRGYLPVKTYSCHYIIDEGFRQAIDEFLVRESNQVDYVIKLLHESGPFKETIE, from the exons ATGGCCGTTGTTGCACTTTCTTACTGCAAACCTTCGCTTCATCCTCTTCGATTTCATCCTCACTGC GGGAATTTGTGGAAGAGAGAAAATGTCCAGAGGAGGACAAGAGGAGCATCCACAGTTACTGCCATGTTCTGGAGGTCCGACAAGTCTCCGCAAGTACGAGAGTTCGATATTTCACTTGCCAATTATCCTTTAACTGGATCAGACACCACAgag GAAGGGCAAAATGTGATTTCACTTTCAGTAGTTTCTTCAATCTCAGAGATAACACCATCTGAATGGGATGCTTGTGCCTTGGATTCTTCACAACCTCAAAGCTATAATCCTTTTCTTATGCATGGCTTTCTCTCCAGTTTAGAAGACACTGGCTGTGCCACTCGG GAAACAGGTTGGATGCCATTACACATTGTTGCAAAAGATGAATCTGGTCATGTTTTGGGAGTTTCTCCTCTTTATCTCAAAAG CCACTCGTACGGTGAATTTGTTTTTGATCACTCTTGGGCTGATGCATACCGAAGTTTTGGTGGACGATATTATCCTAAGCTCCAGTCTTGTGTTCCTTTCACCCCTGTCACTGGACCTAGGATTCTCACCCGTGACACTCCTCTCAAAGACCAAGTTTTTGATGCTATTGTTTCTGCCATGACTCAGTTGGCTGCTAAG CTACAAGTTTCATCTTTGCACATTACCTTTCCCTCTGGAGCTGAGTGGAACAAGTTGAAGGAGAAAGGCTTCTCTCAGAGGATTGGAATGCAGTACCACTGGAAGAATCGTGACTACAAAAA TTTCGATGAGTTCTTGATGGATATGAAGCAAAGCAAAAGGAAAAACATCCGGCAAGAACGCAAAAAG ATTGGTacccaaaacttgaaaatgagACGGTTGCGAGGAGACGAAATAAAG GCTAGGCACTGGGATTCATTCTATGATTTCTACAGGAACACTACTGATAACAA atggGGAACACCTTATCTAACAAGAGAGTTCTTCCACTACATGGCATCAAAACTGGGAGATGGAGTATTGCTTGTTCTTGCTGAAGAAAACGAAGAACCTGTTGCTGGAGCACTGAATCTAATTGGTGGAGATACTCTATTTGGGCGACTATGGGGATGTCGGCCTGACTCCTATTATCCTAGTCTCCACTTTGAAGCGTGCTATTACCAG GCAATCGAAGCAGCAATAGAGCTTAATCTGAAAACGGTAGAAGCAGGAGCTCAGGGGGAGCATAAGATACAGCGGGGCTACCTTCCAGTTAAAACATATAGTTGCCATTACATTATTGATGAAGGCTTCAGGCAAGCCATAGACGAGTTTTTAGTACGTGAATCGAATCAG GTGGATTATGTCATCAAGCTGTTGCATGAATCTGGACCCTTCAAAGAGACAATAGAATAA